The genomic window TGGCTTTATCAAATTCAATCCATTCCTCAACAGAACGATACATGACATTATCTAACCGCTCAATAGCCCATTCGTTATATTCAAAATTATTATCACAACCAATCCATTTTCTACCTAACTGCTCGGCGACAACTAAGGTGGTTCCAGATCCGGAAAAAGGGTCCAGTACAACGTCGAAAGGATTCGATGATGCCAACAAAATTTTCCTAAGAAGTTCTTCTGGCTTTTGTGTTGGATGATTTGTTTTTTCTGGCATCCCATTACAGATTGTGGGTATCTCAAAAACGTCTTTCGGTTTCGCTCCCATAGGGTGCGGCCTCCACAAAGTTGTGGTTTTGCGTCCATTTCCGTATTGGCTCGTTTCAGCCTGCGGGTGTGACGGGTATTTTAATGTGTGTGCCCCGTATGGAATCCGAACATCGTCAACATTCATTTTATAGTTTTTAGACTTGCGAAGGTGCAATATACTTTCATGGGAACGTCCCCAATCATTTCCCATATTTGCTTTGTTTTTATAAGACCAAATAAGCCATTTACAACCCGCGAAATACTTCATGGCGGGATGCTTGATATCGGCAAGGATCTCGCTAAAACCACAAACATATAATGATCCGGCAGGCTTCAAAATACGAGAGGCTTCTTTAATCCATTGTATTGACCAAGCAATGTATTCTTCCTGTGAATCAAATTTATCCCAATCGGCTTTCTTGATGTTATATGGCGGATCGGCAAATAACACATCGATAGATTCATCATAAATTGTTTTTAGCCAACTAACGCTATTGTGAGTAAAAAGCAAACCGTTTCGATGGCTATAGGTTGGCAATATAATCTCATATGAAGTTTTGCCGAATATATCTCTATATAGCGTCGATTCAGCAGCCGGAATGACATAGTCATTTGTCATTTTTAAAACCATCTTCTGAACATTACTTCTTGTTTTAACTGGCATTTTTTTCACCCCCCCTATCGACAAGTAGGCGATGCCGTTTTTCTGTCACTCTACACTATCTGAGCGGACTCAACGGACTCAACGGACGGACTCAACGGACTCAACGGACGGACTCAACGGACTCAACGGACTCAAGCAAGCTGATGATATCACATAGACCTCATCATAGACCTCATCGAAGGCTACAGCGATATCTTTCACCGCAAGACTCAGGTGACAATCGGGAGCGCTGCCGCGCATTACCCCAATCATACAGGGGCAAGTTTGGAGAAGATCGCCAATGGAGTATAATGCTATAAGGATTTATTGTAAATGTTCGAGTCCAAGGAGTTTTGATTGTGCCAAGGTATGAGGTTTGAACGCTTACGATTTATCCATACATTCCGAATAGGCGGAGGTTTCCAGCGAAGTGATAGGGTATTATGAAAAATTGCAAAAGCAAAGCAAGGTATTGACTTCACGGATGACTGAAGGAGTGGTTTTCCTGCGGCGTTTCGTGGGCGCTCCGCGCCAAGTGGGTAGCGTCATACCCAGCTCGCCCTTTTTGACAAGGGCGGTGATGGATAGAATTGTGTGGGACGACGCACGGTATGTAGCGGAGCTGGGCGCTGGCACGGGAGTTTTCACCCGAGCCATCGTGCGAAATCTGAAATCGGGGGGGAACGTGTTGGTGTTCGAGATCGATCCGGCCTTGAGAAACATCATCGAAAAGGAACACGACAGTCTCAAAGTCTACGACGATGCCCAGAAATTGCCGGAGATCATGGAGGAACGGAATATCCGGCAGTTGGACTACATCGTTTCCAGCTTGCCTTTCGCGGTACTGCCGCCGCGCGTGACGGCCTCCATTCTCGATGCTGTGGACAAATGCCTGAAGCCCGGCGGAAAGCTGGTCGCTTATCAATACTCCAGGCACATGAAACCCTACTTTGAGAAACGTTTTGGAAGCGTGAAAATATCTTTCGTCCTGCGCAACGTTCCTCCCGCTTTTCTCTACGAGTGTACGAAAGCCCACAAATGAGGAGTCTCGAAAATATGGATATCGACATTGAACAAGACGTCCAGCAAGACGTTCGGCAGGACGTTAAGCTGAATATTGAGCCAGGGGCTTTTCGACTCGGTTCGGGGTTACGTTTCACACCGCTTTCTATGGCCCGCAGAGAAGAATATTCCGCGCTCTTCGCGCTTTCCAGTGAAAAAGCTTCGGACTATTCTTTCATCAATATATGGGGCTGGTCGGAAGAGCGGCGGTATGAGTGGGCGTTCGATCACGACCTCTGTTGGCTGCGACTGGCCAACGGCGTGGAACCCATCTACTGGGCCCCGGTGGGCGACTGGAACCGTTCCGATTGGGCAGATGTTCTCGACAACACCGTCGCTCCCGGTACAGTTTTCGAGCGTGTTCCCCAGGGCCTGGCGGACATTTGGACAGAGCGGCTCCAAGGGCGCGTCCACCTGGAAGAGCAACGCTCCGAGTGGGAATACCTTTACAGTTGCGAGAAAATGGTCTCTCTCTCCGGCAATAAGATGCACA from Synergistaceae bacterium includes these protein-coding regions:
- a CDS encoding site-specific DNA-methyltransferase; the encoded protein is MPVKTRSNVQKMVLKMTNDYVIPAAESTLYRDIFGKTSYEIILPTYSHRNGLLFTHNSVSWLKTIYDESIDVLFADPPYNIKKADWDKFDSQEEYIAWSIQWIKEASRILKPAGSLYVCGFSEILADIKHPAMKYFAGCKWLIWSYKNKANMGNDWGRSHESILHLRKSKNYKMNVDDVRIPYGAHTLKYPSHPQAETSQYGNGRKTTTLWRPHPMGAKPKDVFEIPTICNGMPEKTNHPTQKPEELLRKILLASSNPFDVVLDPFSGSGTTLVVAEQLGRKWIGCDNNFEYNEWAIERLDNVMYRSVEEWIEFDKANAKRRESIR
- a CDS encoding methyltransferase domain-containing protein, translated to MTSRMTEGVVFLRRFVGAPRQVGSVIPSSPFLTRAVMDRIVWDDARYVAELGAGTGVFTRAIVRNLKSGGNVLVFEIDPALRNIIEKEHDSLKVYDDAQKLPEIMEERNIRQLDYIVSSLPFAVLPPRVTASILDAVDKCLKPGGKLVAYQYSRHMKPYFEKRFGSVKISFVLRNVPPAFLYECTKAHK
- a CDS encoding phosphatidylglycerol lysyltransferase domain-containing protein, producing MDIDIEQDVQQDVRQDVKLNIEPGAFRLGSGLRFTPLSMARREEYSALFALSSEKASDYSFINIWGWSEERRYEWAFDHDLCWLRLANGVEPIYWAPVGDWNRSDWADVLDNTVAPGTVFERVPQGLADIWTERLQGRVHLEEQRSEWEYLYSCEKMVSLSGNKMHKKKNLLNQFQKLYNYTYSPICFKCIGAIRDMQQEWCEWRGCEESPGLVAENIAIARVLDQWENLPGILGGSLSIEGKTIAYTVAEDLGNGTVVIHFEKGLDSYKGVYQAINQMFLAHTSGFDTVNREQDMGSPGIRQAKESYNPIGFLKKYRAYWQG